Proteins from a single region of Esox lucius isolate fEsoLuc1 chromosome 13, fEsoLuc1.pri, whole genome shotgun sequence:
- the gpsm1a gene encoding G-protein-signaling modulator 1, translating to MADQRCPFPLSPSVDRGSTCTPDSTLTLAQTEEFFDQIATSQSQRLNDQRASVSNFPELKIAHKNLGHQCATCAPQEPTDDFFNMLIKYQSTRIEDQRCSLPEPGCGALSGADEDFFSLIQKVQAKRMDEQRADLQADAQEGTDMKLSKPPAASS from the exons ATGGCTGACCAGCGCTGCCCGTTCCCCCTTTCCCCATCGGTGGACAGAGGTTCCACCTGCACCCCTGACTCCACCCTCACCTTAGCCCAGACAGAGGAGTTCTTTGACCAGATCGCTACCTCTCAGAGCCAGAGGTTGAATGACCAGAGGGCCAGTGTTAGCAACTTCCCTGAGCTGAAGATTGCCCACAAAAACCTGGGCCATCAGTGTGCCACCTGCGCTCCCCAGGAGCCCACCGATGACTTCTTCAACATGCTCATCAAGTACCAG tcAACCAGGATTGAAGATCAGCGGTGTTCTCTCCCTGAACCTGGTTGCGGAGCTCTGTCTGGGGCAGACGAGGACTTTTTCAGCCTAATCCAGAAGGTTCAGGCCAAGCGCATGGATGAGCAACGCGCCGATCTTCAGGCAGATGCACAGGAAGGAACAGACATGAAGCTGTCCAAACCTCCTGCCGCATCTAGCTAG